Within the Heliangelus exortis chromosome 5, bHelExo1.hap1, whole genome shotgun sequence genome, the region ggaagaaaaggaagaaatggaagaaaaggaagaaatggaagaaaaggaagaaaggaaagaaaaggaagaaaatgaagaaaagagaaaagagaaaaaagaaaagaaaagaaaagaaaagaaaagaaaagaaaagaaaagaaaagaaaagaaaagaaaagaaaagaaaagaaaagaaaagaaaagaaaagaaaagaaaagagaagagaagagaaaagaagagaaaagaagagaaaagaagaagagaaaagaaaagagaaaagaaaagagaaaaggaagaaaatttagaaaagagagaaaagaaagaaaaggaagaaaaggaagaaaatgaagaaaagaaattaaagagagaaaagaaagaaaaggaaggaaaggaataaaaaggaagCCCCTTTTTGGGGAGAGAGTTATTTATGCTTGCTTGGCCACCAAGCAGGGGAACATCTCTGCCCTACCAGATCTCTCTCTCACCTGAAAAGCCAACTTTGGCCCAGCTGTGGAGAACGAAGCCAGAGTAAAGTGAGAGCAGAGTCACCCTTTGGTTTCTCCACCTGACCTAGCCTTCAAAACTCAATTTCAAAGTGTCATTAGGGAAGCAAGATACCGTTTATCAGGAGCGACAGATCCAATCTATAAATTAACATGCTCAGCCTGGGAGTCAGGAGGCAGAGACATCTATCAGTTCCTCCCTGGCAGGCTGACACAGGCACATGAGTTTGGCCAATTCCCCAGAATGCCATCCAGTCTCCAGCAGGTCTGAGGACCCAAAGCTGCCAGGGGGACAGAGCCAGTGACAGGGATTTTATATGGGAGAGCCTTGGATAACTGAACTTCCACCCCAGCCTGTTCTCTGTGACATGGGGACAAGAGGACCCTCAATAAAATGGGGTCTGTGTCTCAGTGCAAGGGcatagaatatttttaaaagccttgtCAAGGCATTAAGTGTAGGATGAGTTGCAAAACATCTGCAGCCCATTAGGGAAAAGCTGGATATTTTAAGATACATCTACACAGTTCACCTTCATCCTGCAAAAAAAGAGGATAAACCATGATTATGGCACTTGCATTTTATGTAGGACCTATACAAACATAACTTTACATACACACAAACCACTGTCACCGTGCTCAATAAATCTGGGGGTTTTTTAGGGTGCTtagctcccagccctgggaggtgCTAGGTGACTTTTGGAGATGCCTGGCCTGACTCTGCTGTACAGGACAAGCAAATGAGGCCATTAGAAACCCTGTCACGAGGCATTTGTCTCTCTGAATCCCTTTTCTACATAAAACCAGAGAGGCTGGGCTGAATGGAGGAAACAGGTTCAATCAGGAAGCCTGACACAGCCTTGCTCCCACCCCAGGTCTCTGCAtcagctgctccctgtgggGAGGGATGGCAGTGGAGGTGGCTGAGGGAAGAATTCTGTCCAAGGGACACAGGAAtgaaatgatcagggggctcAGATGGTGCAGCCAGGAAGCCTGTTAAAGGCCTCATAAATAAGAGCCCATGTAGACAGCAGGTACTGCGGGGCTTTATAGGCCTATAAAACACCCTGAGTTGCCACCAAGGCTGGAAGGGATGTGTAGGGAATCTAATTTCACAGGATTTAAAGCAGGTGAGAGAGATATAAATGTGTGTTTTTAATAGTAATTAATGCCACCATTCAGAAGCACTTAAGCACTGGGTTCAGAGAGTTTCCAAGGGTTTGCCTCATAAATCACAGCCTCCTACATGCCTGTCCTcctcctggggagcagggctgctgctctctcctgaCCTGGCCATGGCAGCAGGGCCATTTCCAGCCCCATGCAGAGAcctcagcatcactgcagcGGGGCTGCTCCTGAATCTGGGGAAGCAGAGCCATCCCCAGCCATGCCTCTGGACGTGGGGACACCCTTTTTTATTATCCTCCTTTCTTGCAGAACCAAAGGGACAAGGCAGCAGCTTCCTGAAGCACCTCTCAGGTTTCTGCCATGGGCTGGCAGTTTTCACCCTGCCTTCTAGAGTCATTCTGGCTGCACAGGCAAGTCAGGTCCCAGTCAGTTCCTTCTGCCTGGTGTATGTGGGGAGCAAAGGCTGCTACAGCTCACAGGAATGAGGTGAGGGATGAGGGCTGGATGGAAAACAGGCAGGACCCAGGCATTGTATATGATCCGTGCTGTTCTGTGTGGTGTTTTGTGATTTCTAAGTTGAGAGCAGGGCAGTGAAACCAGACCTTGTTTTCACAGACCTGATTTCATACCATTCTTGGGTGGTCACAGAGACCAAGTGCTAAGCAGAGAAGCCCAGCTTGGGCATCTAGAGATGTGTCTCATGCCTTAGCACTCCCATAAAgcccagaaagcagcagcagagctctaaGCTTTTGCTGTGTGGTGTACACCCACTCCTGCCTTCCACTGCTGCCTACGAGCAGGAGAAACGGGACAGCAAGGGCAGGGCTTCCACCCCAGCCCAGTTCTGCCCCAGTCGTCTCCACCTCTGCCCAGTCCTCCCCGGTCCAGACCCAGACTTGTCCCAGCCCCGGCTGGGAAGGCTCCAACCGtgtgccagccctgccctctAGTGTCACTTCTGCCACAGACACGCGTTAAATGTGGCTCATTTCACGCCAGGGGAGCAGGGCGGGGAAGGATCCAGGCTGCGGGGTTTGCCAGACGGGGATGCTGTAATTTGGGAATGGAAGGAActtgctgctgccttcaccTCTGATGTCCGCCTGTGGTCGAATGGCACCATtctcgagcacagatcctatgaggagaggctgagggagctgggggtgttgaggctggagaagaggaggctcaggggagacctcatcactctctacaactccctgaaaggaggttggagccaggggggggttgggctcttttcccaggcaactctcagcaagacaagagggcacaagaggtctcaagttgtgccaggggaggtttaggttggacattagaaagaatttctttctggagagggtgatcagacactggaatgggctgcccagggaaggggtggattctccatccctggagatatttcaaaagagcctggatgtggcactcagtgccatgggctgggaactgcagcgggagtggatcaagggttggacttgatgagctctgaggtcccttccaacccagcccattctatgattctatgatttccccAGCCAAGGCAGGGGccctgaagaaaccaggaaagCACCAGATAGCCAGGAGAAACCATCATTAActattttttatgctttattcTTCCACTTCTGTGCATTCAGATTATCCAGGTTGGGATTAAATACAGAGACAGGCTGAGGTGGGGTTTATTATCTGATGGGGCACCTGCACTGCTCCCAGAAACAGCTCAGGTCAGCAAAGCCCAGGGCTGCTTTGATGTGACACAGCCCATACAGAAGTCTTGTTGGACCCCATCACCTCCATAAAGAACAGAGCCAGCATGACTGTTCCAGGGCCCTGGCACCAGGCATGCAAAGACTGAAGAATTCAGTCAGTGCTGGTTTTGATCCAGCTGGGTGCAGCTCTGAGCAGTTTTGGGCTGGGTGCAGCTGGATCCAAGCACTGTCCAGATGTTGCCAGCAAGCTGCTGGAGGACCACACGTGAGGCAGGCACCAAAGCATCCTTGTAGCAGCTGCCTGTGCCAACAAGGCTGGCACACAACCACAGCCTATAAATCCACATGGACTGAATCTGTTCCTATTTTCCACTGTCACCAGGCTGCAGTGGATTCCCCAGGTGGTCCATGGGGTGACTGCAGAGACATCTATTACCCTGCTCAACAGAGAGCTACAGCAGCACTGCCCTGATATTTCTTCTACGAACCAGGGGGAGTCTGGAAAGATTCTGTATCCCAATGGGAAATGCTGGATGCTGTAAACTGGATGTCATTTGGGGATGATACTGAGAGACCAGGAAATGCAAATTATAGTCTCACCTCCAGGTGAGATGCCTACAAGTGTTTGACCGACACCCCAAAACCTGATGCTATCTcatcagccaggctgctggttATCAGCTGATTTGCTTGCTTTCAAGTAGGTCACTTAATTTAAGTGGGGAAGGGATTGCTCTCCTCAGGGACGTGCTGCCTGTCATAGTTTAAAAGGCACAGGGAAGGACTAAAAGAGGTGCAGGGCTGCATGCAGGTGCTTGTGGATGCTGGTAGGCAGGCGAGCATGagagccaccagcagctgcacaggCACCTCCCAGGGCATGGGACAAGGACACTGCCAAGGCAACCAGATTTCCCAACACGAAGAACTTGTCAAAGCTGCTTATTTTCCAGCCTCAGACCTTCACGAGTggaaattgtttatttttgaaagcactTCGGGAACATGAAGCAGCACAAAGCTAAACCAGAAATAACCCTGTGCTGGCTCTTCACAATCTGTGCTATTGTGTTAACACAGAACCtgagagcagggcaggaaaacATCGAGGTCTCACTTTTCAGGATGTCAGGTAGCAATAGGAttagggggaatggattcaaactagaggaggggagatttagattggaagttaggaagaagttcttccccgtgagggtggtgagacactggcacaagttgcccagaggggtggtggaagccccatccatccctggaaggttttaaggccaggctggacagggctctgagcaacctgagctggtgggaggggtccctgcccatgggggttggaaccagatgatcttagaggtcccttccaaccctgaaagttctgtgattctatgattcacatAAGGAAACTAACTGCTGCTGCTATAGCATAATAAACATGTTCAATAAGGAAGTTAAATGTATTTATCTTCTAAAAAAACTAGGTTAAAAGGTAACTTCATCTGCCTGTAAGCGTTTGCTTGtaaaaaattcagcaaagcTGTAACAAGATCCAAAGGCTGAAATAATGGAGAAGGTAACTTGAAGCATGAAAAAGAATGTATATTATTTAGTGGGATACTATTGCTACTATCCTGCTGAATTCAGTAtctcaggaaatatttttaatagaggtaattttttttcctaaaagacCAGCTTTAATCCAATCAGGAACTAATTTAGGGAAGCCCAAGGCTGGTGCTGTGCAGGAGACCAGGCTACACTGTCACAAAGGCTCCAATTAGCATTGTAACCTGTTCGTTATTTACCTTTACTCTGAAATGTCTAAATCATCTAAagctttaaattactttgtCCCCAAAGCAGAGCATCCCTGTGAGGCAGGTAGACAGGGACAGCTATAGAAAAGTAACTCTGACAATCAGGTTTTGCACCTAGCAGGACTTAATTCTAAGAAGCTCTGCCTAGGGAGATTGACCAGCACAGCTATCACAGAACTATGTGATTATTTGAGAATAAATCACTATTATTTTGGAATACAATGTCAACACCAGGAAGATTTATTGGCAGAGCTGAGAAAGATATTCTGGTCAATTCTCCCATGCAGACATGCCACAAATATGTGATAAGGCTGGAGAGTAATCCCTtaggagaagcagcaaacatTTTATTGATTGGGATATTTGAAACGTGTGTTAGGACAAAGCAATCTGCAATGTGCTGACTGAACATACAAGATGGGATtgagggttgggttttttccatctctgtgtTCTGTTTAAAGATACTTGGAGAAATGCTAGGAAGTGGcacaggcaggagaggaaaggTCTTTATCTGGCTCACCCTTTGCTAGAGGTGGTGTCACACTTGCAATGCCAGTGGTAGGAGAGGTCACTTTCTTGAAATTCAAGACAAATGAGAGATGCTGAAGCCAGGGGGATGTGTAACAGACCACATGGACCTCTAGAGCCAACACAGCACCCCAAATCCAGGTTATTTCCTTATGGGAGAAGCACTGggccaggcactggaaggtaCACAGGATAGGAAGCCTGGGCAAGGAGAGTGCCAGCTGCACTTGTAGCAGCAGGATCAAAGCatggctgagctgcaggggaTACTGCTCAGTCATTTCCAGCACCCCCAGAGCAGCTTTCCCTGCCTGGCAATGGGCAACTGGGCAGCCCAAAGGAAACACTCAAGAACCAACTTTCTTTGCCCAGAGCGATTCCCACCAGTGCCCAGGTCCTGCTTACAAGGGTGGGGCTGTGAGGAAAGGTGACAGCTTCTACTAAACGCTGGGGGAAAGGAAAATCAAGTGTGATTTCAGAGATTTCAGAAGAGCACAATATGCCTGAAATATTCCTGCTATAACAGATGATGTAGTGAAATGCATCCTTTCTCTTCCCCGCTTCTTCTGTCCTCTACCACTACCACACCATGGTTGCTACAAGGGCAATTAACACCCCCAGCCTTGCCTCCAAAATTTCCTTAAATTGCTGGACACTGCAGACCACAGATTTTGCAGCAGTTCCAGCTGAAGTAAGGAGTGTGGGATCGATGTTTGACACCActctctgcttcctccctgcCACGTGGAATCTggcattaatttttatttattttgtcctGTCCAGCAGTTTGAATTCACAACATTCTAGAGTTTGGTATTGAAAAGGCTCCATCACCGAGCACCATTAAAAGAAGGTGAGACCTTCTGGAATCAGATATGGGTATATGGGTCTTTTACACCTGGAACGATGACTTGGGACTGTGCACAGTTTACACCCTGCcttaaatactgtatttcttgCAGCTCAGCACGGTtgtgcagagctcagcacaggaTGCACGTCAGTCCTAGAGTAGTTAATAGCATTGGTGGTGACATTGTCCTGATGAGATTTCAAAGATTTTAATGCTGCAGAAGAGGGATAAGGCAGCTGACACTTCCCCGTCCTGTCCTTATGAGCTGTTTGCAGATGTCACCGCGTCTACTTCATTTAGGTTGTACCGGGAAGGTTTtatttacaaacaaacaaacaaaccatcTTTTCTTGTGAAGTATTTTCTGTAACCGAGGCTTAGCCAGCAGAGAGCAGACCGCTACTTTCCGGTGGGCTGTGAGCAGAATCCGCGTTAGAATATAATTAAAACTAGAAAACCCAGTTCCCATTTGTTCTAAGCAGTGCAtgaaggacagggacaggagccGTGGGAGCGGGTGTTGTTCCCACACCGGGTTTGGTACCAGCCCCCCCTCCACGCCCTGTCGCCCCGGTGCCCGCTTCGCTGACAAACACGATGCGGCCACCTCGCCGGGCTCCTGTTCCCCGCCACCGTGTCGCAGCACTTCCCCAAGGCTCCCTGCCCAACCCCGTCACTCTGTGGCTCTGTTCACGGGTCCTCCCCGAACCCCCACGGTCCCTGATGCTTCCGCCGCCCTCCCCTGTGCCTGGCCCGGGGCGGGGCGGTGGGGTCGGCCCGGTCCCTCCCCCGACATGGCGGCGGGGCCGGCCGGCTGGGGAGGCGCCGAGCAGCGCCCGCGGGGCGTGAATAAAgggcggcgggcggggccgCGGCGCTACGGGAAGAGCGAGGCCGGCGGCGGGGGATCggggccggcggcggcggcggggagaggagaggagggagagcgGGGCCGGGTGGGGCCGGTCCGCGGCCGCCGCCCGCCCTCCCGCCATGACCAGGGCGCAGCTAACGCGGACGCGGATCCTGCGGATGGCGCTGGGCGGTGACAGCGCCGACCCGCTGCTGCCGGCGGAGGGCGATGGGGGCCGGCGGGCACCCTTCCTGCTGCGGGCCCTGCGCATCGCCGTGGTGGTCTGTCTCTACTGGTTCACCTCCATCGCCATGGTCTTCCTTAACAAGTACCTGCTGGACAGCCCCTCGCTGCGCCTCGACGCCCCCATCTTTGTCACCTTCTTCCAGTGCGCACTGACGGCCACCCTCTGCCTGGGCCTCAGCCTGGGGGCAGCCTGCGGGCCTCCCTGCCCCGGCCTGCCCACCCTCCGGCTCGACCTCAAGGTGTCCCGCAGTGTCCTGCCCCTCTCTGCCGTCTTCATCGGCATGGTCACTTCCAACAACCTCTGCCTTAAGCACGTCGGTGTGGCCTTCTACAACGTGGGACGATCCCTCACCACGGTGTTCAACGTGCTGCTCTCCTACCTGCTCCTCAAGCAGACCACCTCCCTCTACGCCCTCCTGGCCTGCGGAGTCATCATAGGTGAGGGGGAGTGGGAGTGGGCTGCACCCACCCCACTGCCGGAGCCAAACCTTCGGAGAGCTCGAGGTGGAGGGGGTCTTCCCCTCGAGAAGCCATCCCCATGTGCACAGCAGCTTTCAAGTGATGTTGGGTAGCTCAGGGCTACCCTTGCTCTGCCTTGGGCAACCCGTGTAGTGTGTCTGGAGCTTGTAGGTAACTCAGTAAGAAAGGAAATTACTCTTACTTGACCATGGCTTCCTTTATCTTTTGAGCACTGAGACCTTTCTACTCTCTATTGAGTTTAACTTGccttacctttctttttttttttttttccacacaaagGCCATAAAACAGCAGGTGGCTTACTTCCTGTTCTCAAGTGCTTGTTGATTATTGACTTTGGTAACAATCATGGTGTGTGTCAGCACTAGTGGGACCATACAGGCAACTACCAGCAAGAtgagggcatggtctcaagttgtgccaggggaggtttaggttggacattagaaagaatttctttactgagagggtgatcagacattggaatgggctgcccagggaaggggtggattctccatccctggagatatttaaaaagagcctggatgtggcactcagtgccatgggctgggaactgcagtgggagtggatcaagggttggacttgatgatccctgaggtcccttccaacccagccaattctatgattctgtgatacaatGATACAGTGAAGCTGGCCAATTCAGGCAGGTCGAATGGGTGTGATGAAGTGTTAGCTGGTTAAGCCAAGCATAAAACACCACCAAGATATCTGGCTGTGTGGTTAGGACATAGAGAAGGGCATTGTCTCTCAGGTTCCAAAGGCATTGGTAATGCAAAAAGCTACTTGCCACTTCAGGGCCATTTAGATGCCAAGAGTGGTCAAATACTGACTTCAGTCTGGTTCTGGGTGCACATATGTCCACTTTGGTGCTTAGAACAATAGATGAACTTGAGTGAAAATGAGTTAAGAGAATCTCCTCTCCACATAACAGGTGAaaagagctgggtttttttccacccaaGTGGTGCAGACAATTGCTTTCAGCTATTTTAGTGTTTAGATATTGCCCAGGACTATGGCATCTGCCAGCCTAGGACTGTCCCCCTGTGCCATCCCCTTTTGCTGTGCTGGTGTTGCCCTGTAGCAGTGTAGCAGAGCATCCTCCAGCATGATGCAAAGCCCACCTTCTCTGTGCATTGAACCCATTTGTGTTTCATCTTGGTTTAAAGCACATCAGCCTCTTTGTAGGCAATTTCCCAGACAGCACCCAACATGAAGCAGCTAATGGGTGATGCAGTGATTCTTGCATTAATACATCTCCCCTTTTATGTTTTGCTTATGAGCTGGATGGGGAGAGGTTTCCCTCTCTACCCTGGAGACACAAAGCCTGTAGCACTTGTTCTGGAGGTGGTTACAGAATGTTTTACCAATCATAGGAGTTTAACGTGAATAAGAAACTCAAGATCTTCCTTGATTAAGCTTAATATTATGTCCACGTGTTTACTGCTTTTCCATATTCTTTTCTGACCTATAATTCCCTTCTAGGCACAGAAAAGCTTGTGaggctgctttttctttttttttcttttttttttaatccttgaGGAATATTTCCTTCTACCTCTATATAAGTTTGATGcctttttaattgaaaaaaaaaatctctttctgaaaataacCTATGCACAAAGAGTAGCATTACCTTTAGTTCATAGCTCTTTGGAATAATAGGTTCTAAAGTCATGCTGCCTGGATCCAGTCCTCTGATATTGAATGATAGTACAGTAAATTGCCTGCActctaaaaataaatccttcctGGACACTAGCCATGACACTTTGTGGGTTCACTTAATAGAAAGGGGAAGACCTTAAGCCTGTCTCTGCTTGTTGTGGTTGCTCAGTGTGAGGTAGGTGATGAACTGCTGACTGTGTATTTTGAGTCCTTCCACAGTTGTTCAGCTGGTGCCTGATTTGTTTGCTTGCAGGTGGCTTCTGGCTGGGTGTTGaccaggaaggagcagagggcaCACTGTCATGGACAGGTATATTCTTTGGGATTTTAGCAAGCCTCTGTGTCTCTCTCAACGCCATCTACACAAAAAAGGTGCTGCCTGTGGTGGATGGCAGCATCTGGCGCCTGACCTTCTACAACAACCTCAATGCTTGTgtcctcttcttccccctcaTGATGGTGCTTGGCGAGTTCCGCACCCTCTACCATTTTGACAAGCTGTGGAACCCCAGTTTTTGGGGCGTGATGATCCTCGGGGGAGTATTTGGCTTTGCCATTGGCTATGTGACAGGACTGCAGATTAAGTTCACCAGCCCACTCACCCACAACGTGTCTGGGACTGCCAAGGCCTGTGCTCAAACAGTGCTGGCTGTTATCTACTTTGAGGAAACAAAGAGCTTCTTGTGGTGGACAAGTAACTTAATGGTGCTGGGAGGCTCCTTTGCCTACACATGGGTTAAAGGGCTGGAGATGAGAAAGGTTCAAGAGGATCCTAATGTCAAAAACAGTGCAAGAAATGAGAGTGGTGTGTAAGCAACTCCTGCATCTCTGTTTCTGTACTGAGGAGGTTACCCTTTGGTGCTCATTTCTTCCTGGGGAGTagaagaacaaggagaaggaagaaattcaCCTCCAAAGTGTGTGGGGGAACTGTGTCAGGAACCAGAGCCAAAGGCCTGACCATATCATGTTTTACCCATGGGATCTCACTCTGTATTGGAGTTGGGGATAGCATGTGTTGTAGAGAACAATCATGTTTTTTGtgataatttttcaaaaattgaTGTTGCTATTTACCTAATCTGGGTAATTTGCAtactgggggagggaggggttgGGCTCAGGCTCAGGCTTGTAGCAGTCAAAGACCAGGATGGGAGTTTTGTGTAGTTTGGGATCTAGAATTAGCTGAATGAATGCAGTCTGAAGTTACGAAATCCTGAACCTGATAGGAAGAGGCAGGCAGCCAGACTGTTGGGGATAGGCTTCTGTAAACTGTTCTGCTGTAAAATGATCACCAACAGCTCTGCTTCCTGTTGTCCTGGTCCATACAAAGGATGGGAATTTCCCTCCCTTCTGGTTCTGTACAAGCCTGAGCAGCAGCATTGTGTCCAAAGAGTCAGTGTCACATCCTGCTGAGGTCTCTTGTGTTTCTTTCCACCTGGTTTGTTTTCTCAAGAAATCATGCTAAGAATCAGGAATTAAACTTCTCATTCTCTCTGCACCATGTTCTGTGGGGGATGGTGTGCTCTCTCAAGTGGTCTCTCTCAGGAGAGTGGCCTCTGCCTCTCTCAGTGACAAGCACATGGGGAAAAGTTACTTTGAAGCACTGGGTAGAGATCTCAGTTCATGGGGTTCACAACATTTGTGGTCTTTACCCTCTGTGTAGGGGATAGATTTGTGTTGGAAAATGGGTTTTTTACTAATTATGAATGTTTTGGGGAACTTGTTCCATACCTACCTTGAATCTCCTCTGGTGTTTGCAGTCTGTCTTGTAGCTTGTTCCTTTTAAACACCCCCCATGATTTACCCCTCAGTGAATCCTTAAACCACAAAATCTTAGTTTTGCTCAtctgcactgatttttttttttttttatttgaaacttGCTGCTGAATACTTAGCTCTACAGAAATCTCTGCCTCATCCTCAGGTCCCATGCAAGTGCTACCTGAGGGCATCCTGTGCTGCAGTTTATAATCCCAGGGTCAGCTGTGGCTTCCTATAGTCAGCTGTGGTGACTGAAGCAGCTTTCTAAACCTCAGGTCCCTTTATATTTAAAGGTTTATTTGAATAGCAGTCTCCTCCCACATGGCCAGTCCCTCCTTCCACAATCTATAGATTCTCTCATGCTTGCCTGTAACAAAAAGTGGGGCAGCACACCaagggcagagggatggagtgCTAGGAAGTGCTCTCAGCTTGTTGCCCCTGGCTTGTCAGCCAGGAAGGATGCACTGAGACTCCCCAAAGAAATCAAGGGGGATTCACTTCAGAGGATGACACTGCCAGCCCAGCTCAAGTGCCTCTAGGTGGATGCACACAGCTTGTGCAACAAAGAGGATGAATTAAGGgccactgtgctgctggaaaggttctcaatgacttctttacctcagtcttcactggcaagggctccagccacactcctgaAGCCACAGAAGAGAGTGGAAAGTGTTGGCAGAAGAACTGCCTATTGTAAGTGAAGATCAGGTTCctgaccatctgaagaacctgaaagttCCATGCCTGATGGGATACACCCATGGGTACTGAGGGGACTGGTGGATGTGGTTGCTAAACCCCTGTCTATTGtattccaaaagtcatggcagtccagtgaagttcccactgactggaaaaggggaaacataaccccatTTTCAGtaagggaaagaaggaagatctgGGGAACTATGAtccagtcagtctcacctctgtgcctggtaagatcatggagcagatcctcctggaggcactgctgaagcagaagaatgaTGAAGAAGTGACTGGATATAATCAGCctggcttcaccaagggcagaTTGTGC harbors:
- the SLC35C1 gene encoding GDP-fucose transporter 1, with amino-acid sequence MTRAQLTRTRILRMALGGDSADPLLPAEGDGGRRAPFLLRALRIAVVVCLYWFTSIAMVFLNKYLLDSPSLRLDAPIFVTFFQCALTATLCLGLSLGAACGPPCPGLPTLRLDLKVSRSVLPLSAVFIGMVTSNNLCLKHVGVAFYNVGRSLTTVFNVLLSYLLLKQTTSLYALLACGVIIGGFWLGVDQEGAEGTLSWTGIFFGILASLCVSLNAIYTKKVLPVVDGSIWRLTFYNNLNACVLFFPLMMVLGEFRTLYHFDKLWNPSFWGVMILGGVFGFAIGYVTGLQIKFTSPLTHNVSGTAKACAQTVLAVIYFEETKSFLWWTSNLMVLGGSFAYTWVKGLEMRKVQEDPNVKNSARNESGV